In Solidesulfovibrio fructosivorans JJ], the sequence CGTGGCCGGCACGGTCAACAAGAAGCTCGCCCCGCTGGTGGTGCGTCTCTTCGAACAGATGCCCGCGCCGCGTTTCGTCATGGCCCTTGGCAACTGCGCCATTTCGGGCGGCCCCTTCAACATCGAGGGGCAGTATAACGTGGTCCAGGGTGTGGATACCCTCATCCCGGTCGACGTCTACGTGCCCGGCTGCCCGCCCCGTCCCGAGGGATTGCTGGAAGGCCTGTTCGCCATCCAGCAGAAGATGACCGGCCGGCGCTGGTGGCAGGTCCCCGCTGGAGGCGAACGATGAACCAGGCCCTTCTCGAAAAACTCCATCCGGCCTGCTCCGCGCCCCTGGATTTTGCCGCCACGGGCTGCGTGTTCTCCGTCACCCTGACGGCGGAAACCGTCCACGACGCCGTGGCCGTGCTCTTCGCCGAAGGCTACCTGCTCGAGGACGTCATGGCCTCCGACCTGGAAGAGGGCTTCGAGGTGGCCTACCACCTGAGCCTTCTCGACGGGGCCAACCGCATCGTGCTGCGCCTGACCGTGCCCCACGACAACCCCACGGTGCCGACGGTGACCGACATCTTCACCGGAGCCGACTGGCACGAGCGGGAATGTTTCGATTTTTACGGCATCATCTTTTCCGGCCATCCGAACCTGCACCACCTGCTTCTCCCTGAGGACAGCGACATCGCGCCGCTGGTCAAAACGGAGAAGGCTCGCAAGTCCCTGGCCGATCTCGTGCCGCTTTCCTATCTCGTCGACTGCGGGCTGGCCGAGCCCGAGCCCGAGCCCAAGGAAAAGGCCAAACCCGCGCCGGCGGCCCCCAAAGCCGTCAAGGACGCCCAGGGCTAGGAGGACGCATGCAAGCCTTCGATCCGAATTCCTTGCGGGGCGATCTCGTCTCCGCGCGGTTCGAGCCCGGACCGACCGAGGACAAGCTCGTTTTGAGCCTGGGGCCGCAGCATCCCTCCACGCACGGCGTGTTGCGCATCATGCTCGAACTCGACGGCGAGTACATTGTGCGCGCCGAACCGGTGCTCGGCTACATCCACCGCATGCACGAGTGGATGGCAGAACAAAAGACCTACATGCAGTTCATGCCCAACATGGGCCGGGTGGACTATCTCCATCCCATGGCCTGGAACTGGGCCTGGGCCGGCGCGGTGGAGCGCCTGATGGGGCTTGAGGTCCCGGAGCGCGCCGAATACATCCGCGTGGCCGTGACGGAGCTTAACCGCATCAGCTCGCATCTGCTCTGGTGGGGCGCCTATCTCCTCGACCTCGGGGCGTTTACCCCCATCATGTACGCTTTCGACGATCGCGAGCAGATCCTCGACATCCTCCAGGACGTCACGGGTTCGCGCCTGACCTATTCCTACTTCACAATCGGCGGGGTGTACGGCGACGTTCCGGCCGACTTCGCCTCGCGCTGCCTGGCCTTCACCAGGCGTCTGCGGTCGCGGCTGCCCATGTACCGCGATCTGGTCACGGACAACGTGATCCTGCGCGGGCGTTGCGAAGGCATCGGTGTGATGGACGTGGAGCTGGCCCGCCGCTACGGCGCCACCGGCCCCGTGATCCGCGGCTCGGGCGCGCCCGTGGACACCCGCCGGGCCGAGCCCTACGGCGTCTACAACCGTTTCGATTTCCGCATCCCGAACTACCCCGAGGGCGACGCCATGGCCCGCTACATGGTGCGTCTCGATGAGCTGGTCACGAGCTGCGACATCATCGACCAGGCCGTCCAGGATCTGCCCGAGGGCCCGATCCAGACCAAGGTCGCCAAGACCCTCAAGCCCCCCAAGGGCGAGGCCTCTTTCGCCGTGGAAGGCGCGCGCGGCAAGATCCTCATCCACGTGCGCTCCGACGGCGGCCCCAAGCCCTATCGGGTGAAGCTGCGCGCCCCGGGCTTTACCAATCTGAACGTCTTCAGCGAGCTGGCCGAGGGCACGCTCCTGGCCGACGCGGTGTCCATTCTGGGCAGCCTTGACCTTGTCATCCCGGAGATCGACCGATGAACATGGACATGCTTTTAAGCCTCGATTATCCGCTGACGCGGCTGGTCATCGGCCTGCTGTGCCTCTTTGCCTTCATCGGCTTAAACGGCCTGGTGCTGGTCTGGGTCGAGCGCAAGGTGGCCGGCCATTGCCAATACCGGCCTGGGCCCCTGCACGTCGGTCCCCATGGCCTGCTCCAGCCGCTGGTCGACGCGCTCAAGCTCATGGGCAAGCAGCTCGTGTCCCCGGCCCGCTGCGACAAGGTCCTTTTCTGGACCGCGCCGCTTCTGGCCTTCGCCCCGGTGACCATCTGCCTGCTGCCGCTGCCCTATGGCCCCAACCTGACGACCATTCCGCTCAACCTCGGGCTGGTGCTCATCCTGGCCTTTTCCGGGCTTGGCGTGCTGTCGTTGATTCTGGCCGGCTGGGGCTCCAACAACAAGTTCGGCCTGCTCGGCGCGGCCCGTTCCGTGGCCCAGTCCGTGGCCTACGAGGTGCCGCTGCTCCTGTCGGTCATGGCCGTGGCCCTGACCGCCGGGTCGCTCGACCTCTACACCATCTCGGCCCAGCAGGGCGGCTGGCCCTGGCAGTGGTACGGCGTCAAAAACCCCCTGGCCTTTTTCATCTTCCTGATCTGCGCCGTGGCCGAGACCAACCGCGCCCCCTTCGACCTGCCGGAAGCCGAATCGGAACTCACGGCCGGCTTCCACACGGAATATTCTGGCATGGGCTTCGGCCTTTTCTTCCTGGCCGAATACGCCAACATGATCGTGGTCGCGGGCGTTGCCGCCGCGCTGTTCCTGGGCGGCTGGCAAGGACCGTTTCTGCCCGGCGTGTGGTGGTTTCTGGTCAAGATCTACTGCGTGCTCTTCTTCATCATCTGGCTGCGTTGGACGTATCCGCGCGTGCGCTTCGACCAGCTTCTTAACCTCAGCTGGAAGTGGCTCACGCCCCTGGCGCTGATCGACCTTGCCCTGACCGTGGTCGTCGTGACGGGATTTGGAGGCTGACATGTCGCAACTTTCGCAACTTATCGGGGAAGCCTACACGGGGCTTAAAAGCCTGGTCATCGGGCTTGGCGTGACGGGCAAGGCGCTGTGCGAGCCCGGCGTGACCGTGATCTATCCCAAAGAGGAAGTGGACAACCTGGCCACCTTTCGCGGCCATGTGGAGCTGATCGGCAAGGACGAGGACCCGGCCGTGGCGCGTTGCGTGGCTTGCGGGGCCTGCGTCAAGGCCTGCCCGTCGAACTGCATCTCGGTGCTGTGCCCTGTGCCGGTCAAGGAAGGCGAGGCGGACACGGGTAAGCTGGGGCCCGCGCCCCAAAAGGGCAGCAAGACGCCGGCCAAGTTCATCGTCGATTTCTCGCTTTGCAGCCTGTGCGGCCAATGTGCCCGGGCCTGCCCGGTGGATTCGCTGCGCTTTTGCCACGACGCCTACATGGTGGCCTTTGACCGCAAGGCGTTCGAGTTTGAGTTGGTTTCCCGGCTGCGCGAGCAGGCGGCGGATGCTGCTCCGGGCAGCGCGGTAAAGGACGCCGAAACGGCCGATACCCCGGCGGCGTAATGCCGACGCGGGAGCGCGTTTCGGATTGACTGCGACGTTATGGCGCTCGTGGCTGCGGCCGCGGGCGCTTTTTTTATGCGTTTCTGACGGCGGAGCACCCGCGCGGGCAAGCGCGGCAACACAGGAGAGAGCCCATGCCGGAGTTCGTTGTTCCAGGCCTCGAAGACCTCGACGCCTGTCTGCAAACGCCCCCGCATATCGCCCGGACGGCGAAGGGGGCGGTGGAATATGCCGAGCGCGGCCGGGGCGCGCCGCTTTTGTGCGTCCACGGCGGCCCGGGCGGCTATGACCAGGGAATGCTGCTTGGCGAGCTTTTTCGCGTCAACGGATTTCGCGTCATCGGCGTATCGCGGCCCGGGTACCTGGGCACGCCCCTGGCAACCGGCGCGACGCCCGAGGCGCAGGCCGACGCGTTGGCCGCGCTGCTCGACGTCCTCGGTTTAGACCGGGTTGCCGTGCTTGGCG encodes:
- a CDS encoding NADH-quinone oxidoreductase subunit B translates to MAPQNPGSCCAPAVNTVDPALVATPAVQKIVDVCRAMSIWPMTFGIACCAIEMMAVGMARFDIARFGAEVFRPSPRQSDLMIVAGTVNKKLAPLVVRLFEQMPAPRFVMALGNCAISGGPFNIEGQYNVVQGVDTLIPVDVYVPGCPPRPEGLLEGLFAIQQKMTGRRWWQVPAGGER
- a CDS encoding NADH-quinone oxidoreductase subunit D, with amino-acid sequence MQAFDPNSLRGDLVSARFEPGPTEDKLVLSLGPQHPSTHGVLRIMLELDGEYIVRAEPVLGYIHRMHEWMAEQKTYMQFMPNMGRVDYLHPMAWNWAWAGAVERLMGLEVPERAEYIRVAVTELNRISSHLLWWGAYLLDLGAFTPIMYAFDDREQILDILQDVTGSRLTYSYFTIGGVYGDVPADFASRCLAFTRRLRSRLPMYRDLVTDNVILRGRCEGIGVMDVELARRYGATGPVIRGSGAPVDTRRAEPYGVYNRFDFRIPNYPEGDAMARYMVRLDELVTSCDIIDQAVQDLPEGPIQTKVAKTLKPPKGEASFAVEGARGKILIHVRSDGGPKPYRVKLRAPGFTNLNVFSELAEGTLLADAVSILGSLDLVIPEIDR
- the nuoH gene encoding NADH-quinone oxidoreductase subunit NuoH — encoded protein: MNMDMLLSLDYPLTRLVIGLLCLFAFIGLNGLVLVWVERKVAGHCQYRPGPLHVGPHGLLQPLVDALKLMGKQLVSPARCDKVLFWTAPLLAFAPVTICLLPLPYGPNLTTIPLNLGLVLILAFSGLGVLSLILAGWGSNNKFGLLGAARSVAQSVAYEVPLLLSVMAVALTAGSLDLYTISAQQGGWPWQWYGVKNPLAFFIFLICAVAETNRAPFDLPEAESELTAGFHTEYSGMGFGLFFLAEYANMIVVAGVAAALFLGGWQGPFLPGVWWFLVKIYCVLFFIIWLRWTYPRVRFDQLLNLSWKWLTPLALIDLALTVVVVTGFGG
- a CDS encoding 4Fe-4S binding protein encodes the protein MSQLSQLIGEAYTGLKSLVIGLGVTGKALCEPGVTVIYPKEEVDNLATFRGHVELIGKDEDPAVARCVACGACVKACPSNCISVLCPVPVKEGEADTGKLGPAPQKGSKTPAKFIVDFSLCSLCGQCARACPVDSLRFCHDAYMVAFDRKAFEFELVSRLREQAADAAPGSAVKDAETADTPAA
- a CDS encoding NADH-quinone oxidoreductase subunit C, coding for MNQALLEKLHPACSAPLDFAATGCVFSVTLTAETVHDAVAVLFAEGYLLEDVMASDLEEGFEVAYHLSLLDGANRIVLRLTVPHDNPTVPTVTDIFTGADWHERECFDFYGIIFSGHPNLHHLLLPEDSDIAPLVKTEKARKSLADLVPLSYLVDCGLAEPEPEPKEKAKPAPAAPKAVKDAQG